The DNA segment AATTGGAGAGAAACAAATATTCCTAACACAAACTTTAATACAGATGATATATATATTTTAATAGAAAAAGATAAAGAAGTGAAAAAGGAAAAATTGATAGAAGAAATAATTGATTATTTTAATATAAAGCATGAATTAATTAATCAAGTTTTTCTAAGCAAGTAATAAAAATAACTGTAGAATAGGGAATTTCCCTATTCTTTTTTATATTATCCCCACCCCACGCCCTAACATTCAAGCTTTTTTAGGGTGCTTGAATATTACCAAAAAGAAAAAAGTTAAAGCAGCTATTAAGCTGCCTTTTTTTATTTTTTGAATCTCTATCTAATTAAGACTTCCTAAACTTCCATATTACCAAGTTCCATTTACTATAGTTTTCCCTTCAACAGCCTTAAATTTTAGCTTATTTTCTAAAAAAGTAAAAATCAAGCTTAAAGAAAAATTTTTAAAGCTGGAGAGCAGCAGCACTCCTAAAATTTTTTCTTTCAGTTCTTGCAGAAATTTGGACTTTTTCTTAACTAAAATAAGCTTTCTTCAAATTACGGCGAAGGGAAAAAACACATAGTAAAAAAAAGAACATTGGCAAAAGAATAGGGAAGTTGGAAAGAAAAAATCTCTTAATAGCTTTAAAAAATAGAAAATAAAAAGAACGGCTCTAAAAAAAAACAGATAGTTTAAAAAAGGAGGTAATATGCTAAATAAAATAGATATTTTCAGGTTATTAAAAGAAGAATACATAGATAAAATTCATAGGATCAAAGAAAAAGATATCCTTGATTTTATGAATAGAAACTATATGGAGTTCAAAAAAATAATGAAACTAGAAATATTTTACCTTTGTGTAAGGGGAGAGAATCAATTTTTTATAGCTGATTCAAAAAATTCTTTAAAGGATATTATAAAAGAAGATAGAGAAAATTCAGGAGGAATTACTGATATAAAAGTTTTAAAAAAATATAAATAGGAGAGTAATATTATGACAGAAAAAGAACTTTTAGAGAAAAGAAAAAAATTAGAAATAGCAATAGTATGTGACCCAATAACATTAATGCTAGATGATACAGGAGAGTTTTTAGTAGAAAGTTCTCTTTATGAAATAGAAGATATGAAAGAATGTCTAAAAAACCTTAAAAAGTTTGGATATGACTGTATCTATGATGAAAAAAGTAAAAAGATTATAAAAAAGAAAAAAAAGAGGGGGTAAATATGTTAGTAGGAAAAATTGAAATCAAAGATGAACTTATAATTGGAGATCCGTGTTATGACTTAGATTCTTTAGAGCTTGGAAGAATAAAAGATATTGTACCAGGTGTATATAATTGCAGCATTGAGTATTCAAAAGAGAAAAGAGTATCAATGATAGAAATTAAATATGAAGATATATTAGAAAAAAATTCAGATTTATATACTGTAGAAAATGAGTTTTGGATAACAGTAGATTCAGGACAAGTTGGTTTTTTTGATTTTACATTTTATAAAAATTATTCAAATAATCTGAATAATAAAGAAGGAGAAATAATTTATAATGAAATTTGTAGCAAAACACTAAGTAAAGAAGAGTATGGAATAAACAGTAAATACTTTGTTTCTTCAAGTGGATATGGAGATGGGGAATATGATGTATGTGTTACTAGGAATAGTGATAGAAAGGTAATAGGTATTCTTATAAAGTTTATTGAAAAAGCTGGAGATGATGAATAATGGAAATAAAAATTAAATTAAGAACAAAACTAATAGAAATGTTTAATGAATGGAGCAAAAAAGAATGGAAGATGGAAGCTAATAAAGAATATATAGAGCTTTATGATGAAAATGGAAGTCATATAATGACAATAAAAAATGTATTAAAATTTAAAGTATTAAATATTACATATATTTTTCAATGTGAAAGAAAGAAAATAGAAGAAATAATGAGCAAAATAGAATTTGTAGAGAAAACAAATGATTGGGATTAATGAGAGGGAACCTTATGAATAAAAAAGTTGAGAATTATTATAATAGTTTAACAGATATAGATAGGTTTATTTTATCTATAGATACAGCAGTAGAATTTTTTAAAGAAATAGGGGTAGATCCAAAAGAGGCTACCCCTTTTCATAGGGATATTTTTGAATCATGCCAGGAGATTTATTTAAAGGAATATATAAAGAAATATAAGATATAAAAGGAGAAGTTATGAAAGTAGCCTTGATAGATTTAGACAACTATAATAAGACAGCTAAATTTCCAAACCTGGCTATAATGAAAATTTCAACATATCATAAAGAAAAAGGAGATACTGTAGAATGGTATCAAATTTTGAATTCAGGATATGATTTAGTTTATGTAAGTAAGGTATTTTCATGGACTAAGGAATTTCCTTATGCTATAAACTCTAAAAAAATCATTTATGGAGGAATAGGGTATGATTTAGAAAATAAACTTTTAGAGGAACAAGAACATAGTTTTCCTGATTATTCCTTATATCAAGTTACTAAAAATAAAGCATATGGATTTCTTTCAAGAGGTTGTCCTCGTGAATGTAAGTTCTGTAATGTGTCACAACATCAAGGAAAAAAAAGTAAAAAAATTTCAAATCTTCCTGAATTTTGGAATGGACAAGAAGAAATTATTTTACTGGATCCAAATATATTAGCTTGTCCAGACTATAAAGAATTGCTACAGCAATTAGCAAAGAGTAAAGCTTATGTTGATTTTTCACAGGGACTAGATATTAGGCTGATGACAGAGGAAAAAATAAAATTATTAAATAACATAAAAATAAAGATGATACATTTTGCATGGGATAGTTTTGAAATGAAGACCTATGAAATGCTAAAACAATATAGAAATAGTTTTAATCTAAAGGATAGACAATTAATAGTATATGTACTTGTAAATTTTAATACAACTTTGGAAGAAGATCTAAAAAGAATATATATGCTAAGAGCAATAGGATATACACCTTATGTTATGAGATACAAAGATTCTACAGCAAAAAGTAAATTACTAGAAATAGGCAGCATATATAATAAATTGGCAAGATGGGTAAACAGACGACAATTTTTTAATAAATTTAAAAAATTTGAAGATTATTTAGCAAAATCATATTAGGAATAAAAAATTTTAGAAAAAAGTTTAAAATATTATACTTGAATTATTAGGTATAATATTTTCTAAAAATTATGATAAAAAATCATATTAATAAATAGGTAAAGAGAGAGATTAATTCTCTCTCTTTCTAATTTAATAAGGGAGGAAAATATTTATGAAACTTTTAATGTTATTACCAATAATAACAATATTGATATATTTTTATTATAAAAGAAAGATAGCAAGTTATACAAAAGAAGATTTAGAAGAAATGATCCAAGATATATTTACTATGAAAAAACAGCTTATAACATTTGAGTTATTGGAATTAAAAAGAAAAGAGAAGAAAATATCTGTTTCCAAATTAATAAGAGATACAGGAATGAATTAATAAGAATATTAAGTGGAGGATATGATTTATCAACTAAGGAAAAGTATACAAGATATTTAGATTTAGTAGAGTTACTAT comes from the Fusobacterium sp. genome and includes:
- a CDS encoding DUF4241 domain-containing protein, which translates into the protein MLVGKIEIKDELIIGDPCYDLDSLELGRIKDIVPGVYNCSIEYSKEKRVSMIEIKYEDILEKNSDLYTVENEFWITVDSGQVGFFDFTFYKNYSNNLNNKEGEIIYNEICSKTLSKEEYGINSKYFVSSSGYGDGEYDVCVTRNSDRKVIGILIKFIEKAGDDE
- a CDS encoding radical SAM protein, whose product is MKVALIDLDNYNKTAKFPNLAIMKISTYHKEKGDTVEWYQILNSGYDLVYVSKVFSWTKEFPYAINSKKIIYGGIGYDLENKLLEEQEHSFPDYSLYQVTKNKAYGFLSRGCPRECKFCNVSQHQGKKSKKISNLPEFWNGQEEIILLDPNILACPDYKELLQQLAKSKAYVDFSQGLDIRLMTEEKIKLLNNIKIKMIHFAWDSFEMKTYEMLKQYRNSFNLKDRQLIVYVLVNFNTTLEEDLKRIYMLRAIGYTPYVMRYKDSTAKSKLLEIGSIYNKLARWVNRRQFFNKFKKFEDYLAKSY